In Alosa sapidissima isolate fAloSap1 chromosome 5, fAloSap1.pri, whole genome shotgun sequence, the genomic stretch CTGCTTTCATAAATAGTCTGACTGGTTTAAGGTGTTTTAACATGTCAGGTTGTCTCAAAAATTAAGTTGCTATATATCACTGACTAGCCTAACCCATATCAACAACTTTAAGCAAATATTGCCCAGAAAGACTATGTATAGACTCACTGACATCACAGTCTCAGTACAAACTTCTTTAACCATAGAGTCCTGTATCAGAGCTGATTTGTGTGAGCAGAATCcataaacaaaatgcaaaaacaaacaccagTCACATGTGAGAGACTCACCTATAGGAGAAAATTTCTTTCTGTATGTAAACCACAGGCGTGAGCGCACATCTGAAAGCAGCTCAGATTTCtctacagaaaaaaacaagacaTACGAGATGTCAGCACTTAAACAAAAGACTTTTGTTGACAACAAATAATACAAGATAATGCTTAACTATTTAATCACCCACTGAGATGGATTCTTTCTATGAGAGATTGGCAAATAGAACAAAAGCACTTGGTTTTGTCATGCCAAAAACAGCCTTGGCAGCTGTAAAATTTCGATCTGTGTCTTGTGTGCTATTCCTTAATTATAATGATGTAGTAAGGCACTAGACAAATATTTACCTGAATATTTACACTTGGACCCAAACATATGTCATATctggaagatttttttttgttttgtgtttgtgtgtatgtagcaTTGGCCCTACTGTACCTGTTTTAATATTGTAACGCTCCCCTAGTATCCACACTGGTTCATCTGAGTCCGGCAGTTCTTCCAAATAGTCTGAAAACACGTTGATCTGGTTTTCATACTTGGCCAGAACTACAAGAGATGACAATGACAGAAGTATGTTGTGAACAACATAAGTAACACCAGGAAAACGTGTAAGAATTcaaagataaaaataaaaaaaaaacatccagcgCCAGGATATCCGCCTGATTTGAATTTAAGTTTTATGAGGTTAATGAACCGTctctactgtaggcctacatgcactACGCACTTTGATCAGAATCACACGAAAGCATCAAAGCGACGTAGACATCTAGTCAAGAAAAGTATTGTAGCCTGCTCAAGATATGTCTGCAGACATAGGGGCGAAGCGTAGGCTACCCCAATAGGTCCTAAACACAAAAATCGGTGATCCACCAGCAATTTTCACAGAAGACAAATCAAGACACGCAaagctgtctgttttttttatattaacaACGATGGTTTCCTGGTCAAAGGCAAACCGTCTGAGCAGCTAGATTGTGTAACATAAGACTTTTGGAATGACAACAGCATCGGGTTAAAAATATCTCTTCGCGTTGCTTCTTCTCTGtccagtaggctacataaagaAAGTAGCGATTGCGTGTATTCTGTAGCTGGCCAGTGTATAGGAGGGGTAACTGAACATCTGCCCAGTTTCACAGCGACACACAAAACTAATTCTGAACAATAGCCTTGCAGAAACAAATCACAACGTGTATTGATTGTTCGCTATTCATATTTTGAAACGTTCGTAGTTTGCAGTACCAATGCCGGGGCAATGATTAAAATATGATAGGCCAACCAGGGAACAATGAGAAAACTTGAGACTGTTACGAAATTCTCTACAGGAAAGACTCAAGGAGTAAGAAAAGGTAGCTGAACATCTGCATAGACATGGCATTCTAAGCATTACTAGTTGCTTTCAAGAACAGAGGAATTTAACATTGTGGTCGAATTAAGTCTTATTTTTCCTTTTAAAAAATCTTACCTGCCTCCATACTGGGCTGTCATCGGCGTTTAAAGTCAACGATACAAATACAACGCGCTACATTCTGGGTAATGTAGTCCAGTTGTTGCACAGAACATGACCAATGGCACAGGTAAACTACCATACCCATGAGCATGAGCGTCTTGATGAAGAAAACAATGCAGGGAATTTTGGTCGTCGTAGTCTTGTCAGAACCTCTGCGTACGTGAGAAGCTGAAAACTGTTAGCAAACGACGGGCCCAGGCgattttaatttgttttactTTTGGGAGAAGAACCAGGTAATGCATGTGAATCAATTGTGTTTTATTCATTTGTTCATCTGTGCTGTTTGCGTTTCTGCAGATTTGCGCATTTAATACATGTAACAACTGGCTTGTTaacaaagctaacgttagccattTTCTACTACTACTGAGTGAATTGATTGTTTGTTGTCATCAGCAGCGTCCGATCTCCGATGCTTCTCTGCTCTCTGTTTACTAGATGCTTTCCCTTAACGTTATCTGTTTACGGGAAGCTGCCATTTTCCACTAGGGTAATGGTGTAATGTTTGTGTCAGATGAATTAAACGTACCACGACACAAGGCAGTTGTTATAACGGTGTTTACGTCATATATTATATAAGACAAAATAAGCCCTAGTTTCAATCAGGTTTTCACCACTGCCATTTGATTCACTCAATTTTACTCAATTTTTTGATTTTACTCAGAAGTTGCAGGAGGACCACCAGGCATGTCCTATGTTTTCATCAACGACTCGCCGCAGACAGTGCCATTACTGCAGGCCTGCATTGACGGCGACCTGAGTTACAGCAAACGCCTGTTAGAATGCGGCTTTGACCCCAACACCCGGGACTGCCGCGGGCGCACGGGCATGCACCTCGCGGCTGCCAGAGGGAACGTAGACATATGCCGCCTCCTGCACAAGTTTGGGGCAGACCTCTTGGCCACGGATGTTCAAGGCAACACTGCCTTACATATGTGTGGGCATGTCGACACCATCCAGTTTCTGGTGTCCAATGGACTGAAGATTGACATCTGGTGAGTTTGAGTTATTGTCAGGTAAACCTTTAAGCTTGTGAGGTTCCCTACATTCATTGCCATGCAGACCCCAAGGGTTTTTTTTGGATGCTGGATTTTCTTTAATGGCTATAAATACATGGTTCTCATTCCCAAAATGTCTATTTTCTTACATCTGCAGTAATCACAACGGAGCAACCCCTCTTGTTCTGGCAAAAAGGCGTGGTGTGAACAAGGACGCACTTCGTCTTTTGGAGGGACTTGAGGAGCAAGAGGTGAAGGGCTTCAACCGAAGCTCTCACTCTAGCCTGGAGAAGATGCAGTTGGCCGAGAACGAGAGGTTAGCCATGTTGGTAGTTTTTCTTATGGAACATGTATCCTCACTTCCATTTCAGGAACATATTGGCAAGCCATAAGAAGAGAAATCCTAAGAAAGTAGAAAAGTTTTTGCACACATGAAAATCCAAGCCCCACTCCAAAATCACACTCCAAAAGCCAAGCCCCAAACACCCATGTAAACTGTGGGTCAGTATTGGAATTTAGTGAATTTAGTAATTTAGGGAAACTGGTGATTTTTCAAATaatatctctgtttctcaaggttaCAGGATACTGTCTGTATGAAATGTAataattcataatttaataatttaaagTGTTCATTATGGTCTGGAACTGTCTGtctcagatgatccagaatgaGCTTGAGGCATTTGGAAGTGATTGGATAATAAGACCAAAATTACTCGCCATACAAAGTTAATGGCACTCCAAATCTGGCATGCAGTttgtgaataaaataaaattgtgAACCGAAAGGAGACGAGGCATCATTTAGCTCTATGCAGTCTCCAGAAGTTATAATGTTatgtgttttgtattattatttcaaaTGAAAGTGTATAGTTGGTTACTGTGATATCCtaaaacttttctttttttttttttttttttttttttttttttttattcacaatttagcacatacaacacacacacatcgaaacacgacaacacacaaaacaacaggGACAACACATCTAGACACATCCACAGgacagaaaagaaaggaaaagaaaagaaaaaaaaagacaataacaatccgaacaataataataataatagtaataataatccTACGTTATCACAGTCTGTGGGTTATCCATTATTCAATCTAAGTTAGTCATTTTATAGTATGTATATAATTCAATATTAAGGACCAAGTAGATAAGTAATCTTGCAGTCTTGAATGTCGTTTACTTGTGATTTCTTCGATGGGCAACAAGTCTATTATTTGTTCCAGCCATTGACCCAAGGTGGGTCCTGACTGGGAAATCCATGTACTAAGTATACATTTTTTAGCAAAATAGGAAAGCATTATAAACACACATTTTCTTGTATAGGGAAACTTATTTTCCACATCGTAATTCAACAAATATAACATAGGGCACAGCTCAAAAGTACAGTTACACATATCCTGAATTGCTTTATGAATCTTCTCCCAAAAGTAGTGAACAGCTTTACAATGCCaaaataaatgcataaatgtTCCAAATTCAGTTGCACATTTTCTACACATAGGAGAATTAGTGGCATCAAACTTATTAAGCTTCACTGGAGTTATATAGTATTTATACAGGAATGTATAATTAGTTTCTTTAACTTTAATGTTTGTAGTCAAAGGTGAGGTAAATTGAGTGCACAGAATTAACCATTCTTTTTCACTGAAAGTCATTTTAAACTCTATTTCCCAGTTTGTTCTCAGAGACAAAAAAGAgttctgtgaactttcagacaGAGTTCTGTACAGGTGGGATATCTTCCCCTTAACCGAAGTAGCAGTAATAATAAATTGTTCCAGCTCAGTGGGATAGAGTCTAAGTTGTCCCTTTTTATGTAAAGATACAATGATGTGACGAACTtgcaaatatttaaaaaagTCTGTTCTGGGTATTTGATATTCTGCACAAATATCAGTAAAGGATTTAATGGACTCGGGAGTCCTCCTCAAACATGTCTGAAAAAGTTTTCAGACCATGAAATGTCCAGTTTCGAAAATCAGTTTGAGAAAGAGCTAGAAAGTCGGGGTTAAATGCAATAGGAGACTCTTTGCTTATATGGCCTTCTGTATTCAGATACCTATTGCAGTCCTGCCAAACTTTCAATGTAGTTTGTAAAGGGGCCATCCCTACACTCATCAGGGACTGCAATTTATTAACATAAAGTGTTGTTGTGATCTCCAATGGATAGCATGTTAGTGATTCCAATGTGACCCAAAGAGAACTAGTTCCCAGCTTCCAACTTATTATATTTCTAACTTGGCAGGCCCAGTAGTACCATAGAAAATTTGGAAGTCCTAACCCCCCTTTCATACATGACTTTGTTAAAGTGGACAGCTTAATCCTTGGGGTCTTATTGTTCCATATAAATTTTGTTAGACATCTATTGATTAGCTTAAAAAAAGCAAAGGGAATATAACATGGCAACATattaaatgcataaataaacTTAGGGAGTATACTCATTTTGATAACATTGATTTTCCCAATAAGGGACAGTGGGAGAGCCGACCAAGTCTGAAGTTTCTTTTTGCATTTTTCCAGCAAAGGGTGTCACTTGTACTCCAAGATATTTAAAGCCATCTACTGATCATGAGAAGGGGCATTCTTCTTTAACATTTTTTCCATTTGGGATATTTAGAGGGCAAGCAATAGATTTTTGTAAATTAACCTTATACCTTGAAGTCTTAGAACATTTTTGAATGTCTGCCAAAACATGGCGTAGAGTTGACATAGGTTCAGTAACAAATAATAGAGTGTCGTCGGCATATAGTGAAATTTTATGGTGTAGTGTACCTGCAGTCACTCTCTTTATCATAGGATTAATTCTGATCATCTCAGCAAACGGTTCTAAAGcaataacaaataataatggGGAAAGAGGGCAGCCTTGCCTGGTACCCCTTCCGAATTGCATTGGGGGAGATTCCACACTATTCGTACAAACAGTTGCCTTTGGAGTATCATATATTGCTTTGATCCATTTAATAAAATTATAGCCTAGATTACATTTATTTAgtaccaaaaacaaaaaatcccACTCTAAACGATCAAACGCCTTCTCAGCATCAAGTGATATTAATAATGAGGGTATTTTATCCTGATTCAGATAATGTATGATGTTAAACAGCCGTCTAGTATTATCAGATGAGTGACGACCTTTAATAAATCCAGTTTGATCTAATTTTATCAATTTAGGGAGAAAGAATACTTTTCTGTAATACTTTTCTGTAATACTTACCTGTAGTATCACCCTACACCACAGGATGTACAGTTGACCTTTTGAAGTACTGGATTCCTGGTTGGGTGAATctagaacagtgtttctcaaacattTTCAGACCAAGTGCCACTTGAccgataaaaaataaataaaaaaaaaacctcactaaCTCCCAATATATCTAGAAAAGAAATACTGCATAGGCAGTACTGCAAAACTGTTCTCGTTGAACTCTGTCAGGACTATTAACAGTTCAAACAATACTTTTGAATTTACAtggttggttcaatattgcaaacaacttgTTTTTTCACTTATGTGACTTGCAACTTTGCATAGGCAGTTTAATAAACACTGATATAAAACATGATATTTGACCACATCTGCTTGTGGACCACTAGGGATAGCTTGCGCACCACCATTGGTCCGTgcaccacactttgagaaacactgatctacaTAGAAGACGTGATGACCCATTGCAAAGACCTGTGAAACCCAAGTCTTATAATTGAGGCAAATTGTTGGGTAAAAAGGTAGAAGTAGAAGATCACATTTTATATGATACAGCAAGTGTtacctgatttttttctgatgaTATTTAAACTGTGGTtataaataatgtaattaatATTATTTGTCTTCTCACAGTATCTCTGGAAATGTCCGATTACTTTTTACCAAAGAGAAACAGAGTTTACAGTTATAGTAAGGACCCATTAGTAGCTCTACAGAATGACTAATTTTTCTTCTCTATTGCGTGTCTATTTCTGCGAATGAGAACCTAGTACTCACAAAATGTTATCCATGTGGCACAGCCAAGAAGGCCTGAAGCAACATTTGATGGACTCTATGATGAACAAAACAAGTCTTTCATAAGCTGTTGGATCAGCATCAAAATTGTCCCAATGTATTAAATTTAAGTGTTATAGTATACCCTATTAACTAAACATTGCATTTCCCCCCCCAATAGTGCCATGGAAAGCCATTCCCTTCTCAACCCTCACTTACATGACAATGAAGGAGTTCTCTCCAGTTTTCGTACCACCTGGCAGGAATTTGTGGAAGACCTTGGATTCTGGAGGGTGCTGCTCCTGCTGTTAGTCATCGCCCTGTTGTCCCTCGGTATTGCATACTACGTCAGTGGAGTGCTGCCCTTTGCATCCAACCAGTTAGAGCTGGTGCGTTAAACCACATGGAGACAATTTCATCTCAAAATGCATCTCCACTCACTGCACCCTTATCTCTGTCATGGTGATGCCATGCCATGGACTTATATCTTGGACCAACTGATACATCATGTAATAAATAAGAATTGCATACATGGATATATGAAGATGATCAAAAAGTAATTGACAACAAAATCTGTTTGTGTGGTATAACTAATTGCCAAGATGACTGTTAGGCCTATTGAGGAAAGAGGTGATGATACTCGGGCACACACTTCTCCTGTTGGCTTAATGcacgcacacctacacacattttACAGATCTTTTTGTGATCTGTTATAATTGTTTGTGAAAATCTACCaatttagcctaggcctactacgaAACATTTAGGTTAAAGAATTTGCATTTTTCTACATTTCATGCAAGAACTAAAGAAGCGAATACTGACATGCCGAGTGGTTAGAGTTATCTTTTTTCCCTTGCTGTATGTTTCATAATTATGTCTTATTTGTACTTTGTCCATTGTAATGTCAATATTACTCAATAAAAGTGTTTGAATAACTTACTCTAAAATCGGCTTTTGTATTCATCCTACGTCACTGCATGCCTTGGGTAGAGACAAAATACAGCTGGCCAAACCCAGAGCACTGCTCTAGCCAAACCACAGTCTGGGCCAAACCAATTGGGAACGCAAGTGTTTATGGGACGGTGGCATTTCATCTGGCTAACCTTAGCTGTCTTGCTTGTTGACTTGGTAAATCGACATTCGGCTGGCAGAAGCAAATAATTAAAACATTTGAAATGATTTGACTAAACGCGCAATCATGAATCTCAGGGGTTTCTTTCAAGATTTCAACCCCAGGTAAGGGTACATATTTAGTTCTCTCGCATTAGCTTATGTTAATGCTAGGTAGCAAACGTTAGGTTGGGAACTCTGTAGAAGGCTAGTTTTTAGCTCGAATTCAGTTAGCTTGCTAGGAACTATAGTGCTAATGCAGTAACTTAGCTTCTTGGTAGCTGCTACTGTGCTTGATAAGTTAGCAAACACTGTCTAAAGATAGCTACTCTCCTACTCCTCACAGCATGTGTGAAGTATTTAGCAGCTGCTAATTGTCACCACAGTCAAAAGATGCAAACATAAACCATGGACAGCTAGCTTGTTAGCGACAATCAATTCTCCTGCCTTGATTCGTTTATGTCAACATTAGCTTCTGCATTAGCTGGGTGGGTAGCTAGCATAGTCAATTTAATTCGTCAGTCGATAACAGCTAGTAGCAACGATACATTGTTTCTGGAATAGCAATTATATTAACGCTAGACAAGCAACGTGCCGAAGTGAAAGGGGTAGGGTGacgttttatttttgttatgtGTTTGGTTTGGTTGTTATCGTTAACTTTGGAAGATGGGCATCTGACGTTAGCATAGAACTGGAATGAATGCTAGTAACGTTACGTACGCTATATTACAGCCATTTAGGTTATCATCGTTAACCTAATGGAAGCTCCCAAATGTTCAGTTATCTAGAAAAAAAGGCATACGTTGTCGTTGTAGTTAAAACCTTGAAGGGTTGCGTTGTAGTACTGTTTTTCGGTGTGATTATTTTGCTCCAAGCATGCAAGTTATGGTTGGGccctgtaacgttaacgttggtTGAAAGCTGGGGTGAATACTACATGTCATGGCATGACTTAGTAAGTTAGCTAGGTAATGTTCATGTTTGACAAGTTATAAATTATTGCTGTTTGTCAAACTATTCAGGAACGATAAACTCGAATGAAGAACTATCATGATGGGAGATATCTGTTGTTGAACCGAGCTGGTCGAAGtgcttgtgtgtcagtgtgatgtAGCATGATTCTAATTATATGAAAACTGTCTTCTCTTATCTTTTTAGCAAATTTCTTATCTATGCATGCCTGTTGCTGTTCTCGGTGCTGTTGTCACTGCGCCTCGACGGCATTATTGAATGGAGCTACTGGGCTGTCTTTGCACCAATCTGGCTATGGAAGCTCATGGTCATTATTGGTGCCTCAGTTGGCACTGGCGTCTGGGCCCACAACCCCCAGTACAGGTTTGTCTTTACGGGAAAGCATGGCCATTTATAGTTACATACAGTCGGCCCATGAGATTGCCACTTGTAAATAGAACTCTTGAAATAGCCAATGAAATTATAAAGAATGGGCTATACTTGGCTATTATATCATACCAAGTTGTTTGTGTTATTTTGGTCAACCTCAGTTCTGTAATATTCACTGGCTACCTGATAAGTCAACACAATTCTATATAGCCCTTCTATGCACTAGTCTAGCATTATTAATTGATACCATGAAATATCAGCATTTGTTTAAGAATACAAAGATACAATGTTGCATTGTGAACTAGAGTGTTTCTCTCGCTGCTGTGCAGGGCTGAGGGGGAGACTTGTGTGGAGTTCAAGGCCATGCTGATTGCTGTGGGGATCCACTTGCTCCTGCTCACCTTTGAGGTGCTGGTGTGTGCCCGCGTGGAGAGGGGCACCCACTTCTGGCTGCTGGTCTTTATGCCACTCTTCTTCGTCTCGCCCGTGTCCGTGGCGGCGTGCGTGTGGGGCTTTAGGCACGACCGCTCCCTGGAGGTCAGTGTGTGCTCCTGCCCCCTTTTAGTGCCAGTCCCTGGTGGCTTGTCACAGTGAAATTAGTCACAGTGATTTGTAAGGGCTCCCACCAGTCTATTCTGCCTTCACTGACTCATTCGTTCATTTCTTTATTTGGTCACCAGCTGGAGATCCTTTGCTCTGTCAACATTCTCCAGTTCATTTTCATCGCCTTGAGGCTGGATAAGATCATCAGTTGGCCCTGGCTGGTAAGTCCTATTAAGTCAAATGTATAGATACATGAACCAGTATTGTGAAAAAGTAATGTCTGAATAGACATGTACAGTATTCAGAAAGTATGACAACTCTTCAAACTAATTCATGAACTCTGCTGCCTTATGGACCAAGGATTATTTATAGCAGTTTGGTAACAATTGAAATTGATGTCTGACCAGTAAGGTTACAAGGATATAGAAAATGTATTTGCCGCAGTGTTTGAAGGATGGCACTTTGTGGTTTTCGGGAGTACCGCAACCAAACGCCCCTGTGTTTATGTATTCTTTCATATGATGTTTGAGCTGTTGCATCACCTGAGTCTCAGGCctcttgatttatttgattGGTTAGTTGACCAGAAGATTGTGGTGACATGATATGCTTGCTAAATCTGTATGCTCAATGTGGAGGTCTGGGCATTTTAAGATCAATTCACATCAGAAGTAAAAGTGTCTGTCATGGACATGACCCTTTTCAAAACTGATTGAAAATAGTGAGTGAATAATATACACCTCATAGCCCTGTGCTATGGCTTTCATACAGTTGTTAGTGCAGCCCCGCTAACGAGCTGCTATCGATATAAAAATCAGATGTCCATGGATTAACTACAATTGATATTTTCTGGGATTGTAACCATGGTCATATAACTGGTTTGCGCGGTGTTGACTTTGGTCTGTCTCCCTCAGGTGGTCTGTGTTCCTCTCTGGATCCTTATGTCTTTTCTCTGCCTCGTGGTTCTCTACTACATTGTCTGGTCAGTGTTATTCCTCCGTTCCATGGATGTTATTGCTGAGCAACGGCGCACTCACATCACCATGGCGATCAGCTGGATGACCATTGTTGTGCCCCTTCTAACTTTTGAGGTGGGCACTCTTTCCAGGACGGCATCGCTGTTTTTATGTGTGACAATCAATACTAGTAAATGTTTATCTTAGATTTCATTTGTATATGCAACATAGTTAGTTTATTATGTTTCTTTCCTCCAGATTCTCTTGGTCCACAAGTTGGATGGTCACTACAACTCCAACTATGTTCCAGTGTTTGTGCCTCTGTGGGTATCCTTAGTGACCTTAATGGCAACCACCTTTGGCCAGAAAGGAGGCAACCACTGTAAGTATAAAGCCCTCTCAGCATATAGA encodes the following:
- the ankrd46a gene encoding ankyrin repeat domain-containing protein 46, with amino-acid sequence MSYVFINDSPQTVPLLQACIDGDLSYSKRLLECGFDPNTRDCRGRTGMHLAAARGNVDICRLLHKFGADLLATDVQGNTALHMCGHVDTIQFLVSNGLKIDICNHNGATPLVLAKRRGVNKDALRLLEGLEEQEVKGFNRSSHSSLEKMQLAENESAMESHSLLNPHLHDNEGVLSSFRTTWQEFVEDLGFWRVLLLLLVIALLSLGIAYYVSGVLPFASNQLELVR
- the tmem185 gene encoding transmembrane protein 185-like, which translates into the protein MNLRGFFQDFNPSKFLIYACLLLFSVLLSLRLDGIIEWSYWAVFAPIWLWKLMVIIGASVGTGVWAHNPQYRAEGETCVEFKAMLIAVGIHLLLLTFEVLVCARVERGTHFWLLVFMPLFFVSPVSVAACVWGFRHDRSLELEILCSVNILQFIFIALRLDKIISWPWLVVCVPLWILMSFLCLVVLYYIVWSVLFLRSMDVIAEQRRTHITMAISWMTIVVPLLTFEILLVHKLDGHYNSNYVPVFVPLWVSLVTLMATTFGQKGGNHWWFGIRKDFCQFLLELFPFLREYGNISYDLHHEDEVSEDMPSHEAPKIAPMFRKKTGVVITQSPGKYFVPPPKLCIDMPD